A single region of the Oreochromis niloticus isolate F11D_XX linkage group LG19, O_niloticus_UMD_NMBU, whole genome shotgun sequence genome encodes:
- the atg14 gene encoding beclin 1-associated autophagy-related key regulator: MASSAGPARSAPASAARPSLRPPLPASAHSAPGCVMLESVDDAEGLYVAVERCPLCSTSRRRLTCARCVQAGDFVYFDGRNTERYTEKLERLKKLKGEKEQLQQSVVQAMNRKLLADEMKWKIMSCKMKVEQLKEAVAWGNEEAKRDNERLSRCQEDVQRLQRRAVRHGEKRDKIERHNRRLGELMEKRSRDLQSRLSQLAALRREHIRDLTTHIFPMQEEKLSSRDPADVLAECDPLTSSTVSELAEARRTTYLSGRWIWDDQNGETSISITGPPVALPSNGDCSAYYSWVEEKSTNQGPELDHINPAHTISAALCFTTQLVTILSHMLDVNLPKKLCNSEFCGDNLSRYRFTRALSKLNTNVLHLCFSQHVDSEKLHLHHTLRNIMFLVAPDNDSLGRTGPFEVCADLEESMEFVEPEAEGPAEESGDEAVTDEETDLGTDWETVPSPRFCDIPSQSMDLSQSALQVSQPAANTGGMISSAAASVSSWLRTYTGQR; the protein is encoded by the exons ATGGCGTCCTCCGCCGGCCCGGCCCGCTCCGCTCCAGCCTCCGCGGCCCGGCCGTCGCTGCGCCCTCCCCTGCCGGCCTCGGCCCACTCCGCGCCGGGCTGCGTTATGCTGGAGTCCGTGGACGACGCGGAGGGGCTGTACGTAGCCGTGGAGCGCTGCCCTCTGTGCAGCACCTCCCGCCGCAGGCTTACCTGCGCTCGCTGCGTGCAGGCCGGAGACTTCGTGTACTTCGACGGCAGGAATACAGAGAG GTACACTGAGAAGCTAGAgcggctgaagaagctgaagggGGAGAaggagcagctgcagcagag TGTCGTGCAGGCCATGAACAGGAAGCTGCTGGCTGACGAGATG AAATGGAAGATCATGTCGTGTAAGATGAAGGTGGAGCAGCTGAAGGAGGCGGTCGCATGGGGCAATGAGGAGGCGAAGCGCG ATAACGAGCGCCTCTCCAGGTGTCAGGAGGACGTCCAGCGGCTGCAGCGTCGGGCCGTTCGCCATGGCGAGAAACGTGACAAGATCGAGCGCCACAACCGGCGTCTCGGCGAGCTGATGGAGAAGCGCAGCCGAGACCTGCAGAGCCGACTGAGCCAGCTCGCCGCACTGCGGCGGGAGCACATCCGTGACCTCACCACCCACATCTTCCCCATGCAGGAGGAGAAACTGAGCAGCAG AGACCCCGCGGACGTCCTGGCCGAGTGCGACCCGCTGACCTCGAGCACGGTGAGCGAGCTGGCCGAGGCCCGGAGAACCACCTACCTGTCAGGACGCTGGATCTGGGACGACCAGAACGGAGAGACGAGCATCAGCATCACGGGGCCCCCTGTGGCCCTGCCCAGCAATGGAGACTGCTCCGCCTACTACAGCTGGGTGGAGGAGAAGAGCACCAATCAGGGCCCAG AGCTGGACCACATTAACCCGGCTCACACCATCAGCGCCGCCCTCTGCTTCACCACGCAGCTCGTCACTATCCTGTCCCACATGCTGGATGTCAACCTGCCCAAGAAGCTCTGCAACAG CGAGTTCTGCGGAGACAATCTGAGCCGCTACCGCTTCACCCGAGCTCTGAGCAAGCTCAACACCAACGTGCTCCACCTGTGCTTCTCTCAG CACGTTGACAGCGAGAAGCTCCACCTCCATCACACCCTGAGGAACATCATGTTTCTGGTTGCCCCTGACAACGACAGCCTGGGCAG GACGGGTCCGTTCGAGGTGTGCGCTGACCTGGAGGAGTCCATGGAGTTCGTGGAGCCGGAGGCGGAGGGGCCGGCGGAGGAGAGCGGAGACGAGGCGGTGACGGACGAGGAGACAGACCTGGGGACGGACTGGGAGACGGTGCCCAGCCCGCGGTTCTGTGACATCCCTTCACAG TCCATGGATCTTTCCCAGAGTGCCCTGCAGGTCTCGCAGCCCGCCGCCAACACTGGAGGGATGATCTCGTCTGCCGCCGCCTCCGTCAGCTCCTGGCTCAGAACCTACACTGGCCAGCGCTGA
- the tbpl2 gene encoding TATA box-binding protein-like 2 isoform X3, with protein sequence MDESALERYFEDSIANDSSFMLVEGLSLQSPALISQDPAYPSEKPGASGEAGDELDLSFLPDELSTQEEPSHDISGEEGGSAALDMSQDSGVGVDYNSQESTTAEGTQEMSTSGAGTRASPFYPMTPMTPMTPMTPVTERSGIIPQLQNIVSTVNLGCPLDLKFIALQARNAEYNPKRFAAVIMRIREPRTTALIFSSGKMVCTGAKSEEQSRLAARKYARVVQKLGFPARFLEFKIQNMVASCDVCFPIRLEGLVLTHQQFSSYEPELFPGLIYRMVKPRIVLLIFVSGKVVLTGAKERAEIYEAFENIYPILKGFRKQ encoded by the exons ATGGACGAGTCGGCGTTGGAGCGTTACTTTGAAGACTCCATTGCAAAC GACTCCAGCTTTATGCTGGTGGAGGGGCTTAGTCTTCAAAGCCCTGCCCTCATTTCACAGGACCCCGCCTACCCGTCAGAGAAGCCTGGAGCAAGCGGTGAGGCCGGTGACGAGCTTGACCTCAGTTTCCTTCCCGACGAGCTCAGCACGCAGGAGGAACCGAGCCATGACATATCAG GAGAGGAAGGCGGGTCTGCAGCTCTGGACATGTCTCAGGACAGCGGCGTTGGTGTGGACTACAACTCCCAGGAATCCACGACCGCCGAGGGCACACAGGAGATGTCCACATCAGGAGCGGGGACCAGGGCCTCCCCCTTCTATCCCATGACCCCCATGACCCCTATGACCCCCATGACCCCTGTGACAGAGAGGTCAGGAATCATCCCGCAGCTACA GAACATCGTCTCCACGGTGAACCTGGGCTGTCCGCTGGATCTGAAGTTCATCGCCCTGCAGGCCCGAAACGCCGAGTACAACCCAAAG CGCTTCGCGGCGGTCATCATGAGGATCCGTGAGCCGCGAACAACAGCTCTGATCTTCAGCTCTGGGAAGATGGTGTGCACAGGAGCCAAGAG TGAGGAGCAGTCGCGCCTGGCGGCCCGGAAATACGCCCGGGTGGTGCAGAAACTCGGTTTCCCCGCCCGCTTCCTGGAGTTCAAGATCCAGAACATGGTGGCCAGCTGTGACGTGTGCTTCCCCATCAGACTGGAAGGACTGGTTCTGACCCACCAGCAGTTCAGCAG TTACGAGCCGGAGCTGTTTCCGGGACTTATCTACCGGATGGTGAAGCCTCGAATTGTCCTGCTCATCTTTGTGTCGGGGAAGGTGGTTCTGACGG GAGCCAAAGAGCGAGCCGAGATCTACGAAGCGTTCGAGAACATTTATCCGATCCTGAAGGGCTTCAGGAAGCAGTGA
- the tbpl2 gene encoding TATA box-binding protein-like 2 isoform X2 gives MDESALERYFEDSIANDPAYPSEKPGASGEAGDELDLSFLPDELSTQEEPSHDISGEEGGSAALDMSQDSGVGVDYNSQESTTAEGTQEMSTSGAGTRASPFYPMTPMTPMTPMTPVTERSGIIPQLQNIVSTVNLGCPLDLKFIALQARNAEYNPKRFAAVIMRIREPRTTALIFSSGKMVCTGAKSEEQSRLAARKYARVVQKLGFPARFLEFKIQNMVASCDVCFPIRLEGLVLTHQQFSSYEPELFPGLIYRMVKPRIVLLIFVSGKVVLTGNRLHTSEFISTDTNRSLNTGTDLSPDYRQNCSSNEIIMKSVVQHSSANGPFIYK, from the exons ATGGACGAGTCGGCGTTGGAGCGTTACTTTGAAGACTCCATTGCAAAC GACCCCGCCTACCCGTCAGAGAAGCCTGGAGCAAGCGGTGAGGCCGGTGACGAGCTTGACCTCAGTTTCCTTCCCGACGAGCTCAGCACGCAGGAGGAACCGAGCCATGACATATCAG GAGAGGAAGGCGGGTCTGCAGCTCTGGACATGTCTCAGGACAGCGGCGTTGGTGTGGACTACAACTCCCAGGAATCCACGACCGCCGAGGGCACACAGGAGATGTCCACATCAGGAGCGGGGACCAGGGCCTCCCCCTTCTATCCCATGACCCCCATGACCCCTATGACCCCCATGACCCCTGTGACAGAGAGGTCAGGAATCATCCCGCAGCTACA GAACATCGTCTCCACGGTGAACCTGGGCTGTCCGCTGGATCTGAAGTTCATCGCCCTGCAGGCCCGAAACGCCGAGTACAACCCAAAG CGCTTCGCGGCGGTCATCATGAGGATCCGTGAGCCGCGAACAACAGCTCTGATCTTCAGCTCTGGGAAGATGGTGTGCACAGGAGCCAAGAG TGAGGAGCAGTCGCGCCTGGCGGCCCGGAAATACGCCCGGGTGGTGCAGAAACTCGGTTTCCCCGCCCGCTTCCTGGAGTTCAAGATCCAGAACATGGTGGCCAGCTGTGACGTGTGCTTCCCCATCAGACTGGAAGGACTGGTTCTGACCCACCAGCAGTTCAGCAG TTACGAGCCGGAGCTGTTTCCGGGACTTATCTACCGGATGGTGAAGCCTCGAATTGTCCTGCTCATCTTTGTGTCGGGGAAGGTGGTTCTGACGGGTAATCGCCTCCACACGTCCGAGTTCAtcagcacagacacaaacagaagCCTCAACACGGGGACTGATCTGTCACCAGATTACAGACAAAACTGTTCTTCAAATGAAATCATTATGAAGTCTGTCGTTCAACACAGCTCTGCAAACGGGCCTTTCATTTACAAATGA
- the tbpl2 gene encoding TATA box-binding protein-like 2 isoform X1 has product MDESALERYFEDSIANDSSFMLVEGLSLQSPALISQDPAYPSEKPGASGEAGDELDLSFLPDELSTQEEPSHDISGEEGGSAALDMSQDSGVGVDYNSQESTTAEGTQEMSTSGAGTRASPFYPMTPMTPMTPMTPVTERSGIIPQLQNIVSTVNLGCPLDLKFIALQARNAEYNPKRFAAVIMRIREPRTTALIFSSGKMVCTGAKSEEQSRLAARKYARVVQKLGFPARFLEFKIQNMVASCDVCFPIRLEGLVLTHQQFSSYEPELFPGLIYRMVKPRIVLLIFVSGKVVLTGNRLHTSEFISTDTNRSLNTGTDLSPDYRQNCSSNEIIMKSVVQHSSANGPFIYK; this is encoded by the exons ATGGACGAGTCGGCGTTGGAGCGTTACTTTGAAGACTCCATTGCAAAC GACTCCAGCTTTATGCTGGTGGAGGGGCTTAGTCTTCAAAGCCCTGCCCTCATTTCACAGGACCCCGCCTACCCGTCAGAGAAGCCTGGAGCAAGCGGTGAGGCCGGTGACGAGCTTGACCTCAGTTTCCTTCCCGACGAGCTCAGCACGCAGGAGGAACCGAGCCATGACATATCAG GAGAGGAAGGCGGGTCTGCAGCTCTGGACATGTCTCAGGACAGCGGCGTTGGTGTGGACTACAACTCCCAGGAATCCACGACCGCCGAGGGCACACAGGAGATGTCCACATCAGGAGCGGGGACCAGGGCCTCCCCCTTCTATCCCATGACCCCCATGACCCCTATGACCCCCATGACCCCTGTGACAGAGAGGTCAGGAATCATCCCGCAGCTACA GAACATCGTCTCCACGGTGAACCTGGGCTGTCCGCTGGATCTGAAGTTCATCGCCCTGCAGGCCCGAAACGCCGAGTACAACCCAAAG CGCTTCGCGGCGGTCATCATGAGGATCCGTGAGCCGCGAACAACAGCTCTGATCTTCAGCTCTGGGAAGATGGTGTGCACAGGAGCCAAGAG TGAGGAGCAGTCGCGCCTGGCGGCCCGGAAATACGCCCGGGTGGTGCAGAAACTCGGTTTCCCCGCCCGCTTCCTGGAGTTCAAGATCCAGAACATGGTGGCCAGCTGTGACGTGTGCTTCCCCATCAGACTGGAAGGACTGGTTCTGACCCACCAGCAGTTCAGCAG TTACGAGCCGGAGCTGTTTCCGGGACTTATCTACCGGATGGTGAAGCCTCGAATTGTCCTGCTCATCTTTGTGTCGGGGAAGGTGGTTCTGACGGGTAATCGCCTCCACACGTCCGAGTTCAtcagcacagacacaaacagaagCCTCAACACGGGGACTGATCTGTCACCAGATTACAGACAAAACTGTTCTTCAAATGAAATCATTATGAAGTCTGTCGTTCAACACAGCTCTGCAAACGGGCCTTTCATTTACAAATGA